In Euwallacea fornicatus isolate EFF26 chromosome 19, ASM4011564v1, whole genome shotgun sequence, the sequence TAGTTATTCGTCAGGGTTGGGTGATGATAATCGGCAGTGTGTGGGAGATCTTTATGGTCCGCTTCAATGTAGGTTTTCCAATTAAGATTGAGAGTAGTACGGCACGGTTTGCTACGTGGTCCAACCGAACAAATTGCAGATTACTAGGCACGCCAGGTGCGGCGGAAATTTTGgcgaaattcattaaaatattttcgacattttgaaaaagagaacttttcaaaatgtaaCACGATGAGCGAACGTCGAGTCTCTGATCTCGTCGGTACTTGGCGCACGCCACTGCTTAGCATCCGATTCGGTGGAATATTTCGCAGGTTATTCATTTCGACAAAATCCACTGAAATATTTGAGGTTTATAGCAGAGGGGGGAAGTGTTCGATCAATCACAACTTGAGCTCGACAATAGTTCTTTTGAGATTAGCAAAGGTTCGCTTTGTTGTTTTGGCATTTTCGACTTTTTGGTAGAGTTCCACGGAGGTTTACTACACCTGCCAaggaaattttcgtttttgaggGGCGCAGTTGCCTCGGCGGCGTGCGAATTCGGATTTTGCAGAAAATACAAACTCTCAGCCCACAGCTTCAACAATATATTAATTAGAAGTAATTGTACTATATTAGAATATTTGATAGAACTATTTATCGCCTATTCAGTTATTATTGCTGCTGGAAAACCATGAACTATTAAAACAGCCTTGAAAATTGAGTGAAGGTTTACATGCGGAGTCAAATCCGACGGACtgcaaaactaataaataagtCAATAAAAACGTAACAACACTGTATTAATCGATAAAGATGAATTAATTAAGGGCCGATGGCTTAGAAAATGACACATGACCATGTACCGTGCAGGGGCGTATCGATGTTAGCAAAGGTTAGGGTTGGCAGACGTGGGAGGAGAGCATTCAAAAGGTTAAGGGCCAACATATCAAACTCATGCTAACTTCACCAACGAGATATTTTCCatcgaaattattaaatcgaAGCAGGGCGTTGGCCAGcttatcattttttcttcgaaCGTATCTTCTAGATAGAGTCATCAGGAATTTGACTCATGCGCTCGCCATTGTGTAATTTATGTAGACTGGAAGAATTATTTAGGGACTCGTTAATTAAGCACCAGTCGATATGGAAAagtaaaagatttattatGAACTGCCAACTACAACAAACGGCAAAACTAGAATAAACTGAGAAACTCCTACCATTGAGAAAAGTAATGGGCAATGCCGACTCTGATATTTGTTGATCAAGCAAATTAGATCTAAGCCGGACTGGCCAAAAATAACAAGAATCAATCAAGTCGATTACAATGAAGTATATTTGTATAAAGGCTCAAATGTCGGTCTTAATTCAATTCAACGGAACTCCGCCTATAGCCCAGTCCTCATCCGAAAATTTGGAACTTCAGTACGAATTCTGATTACACCATTCGTGGTTGCAGGGGCTAAACCTAACTTGGGGAAACTTCCGGAAGTCCTCACGTTGAAGACTGTCACAGTCGCAAAAAAgataatgttaaaatatcgTTATTCCGGAAATTTAGCGAGacttttaacgaaatttggtgAAATTGCACTTCACGCATCCTTGCTAACATGTGAAATTTTCGGTTGAACCCGGTGataaatattggaaaaattcgGATTCTTGAAATTCGggatatttcaatgaaacttgaaaaaaattgcgtttATAAAGAGCCTTAGAAATGCACGAAAGTATGAGATGGATCAGGCGATAAACAGTGGCGTACCGAGCCCTGGTCCAGAGACCTCATGTTCGTCGCTGCTATggtattaatagaaaaaaaaggaaaattgcaaaagtcTGGAAAGCCTTGAACGCTGGaacgaaaatgtttttaaaaaaataataaattttcaacttaaaaaaagtcTTCACCCTAcgttttttacataatttggAATTTGTTGCCTTGTTGACACTAATGGCATGGGAATTACTTATACTCGAGCTAAATACATATAATATGTTAGGATCTATTGCCAAGTTAGATGTTGACATTGTCGTGATAATCCCGTACACTATTTCTTTGCGCTTATGTGCCTAAATTAGAAACCTCAGATTTTCCATTCGATCTAATCCAATTAATGGCATCCATCTTCTTTATCGACCTAGAAGGACTTAGATGAAACCACTCGACTTTGTGTTTCTATCAAAATCTAACGCCGTAAGTCGTAACTTTGTATTATAACTGATACAATGCTACGAGTTTGGTAAATTGGTtttgttttaatggaaaaataatttggagaaaaaaggaaaacgaaACGGCTCTTTTTACTTTTGCGCATTTTCGTGAGTTTAGTACTAACCGTTTTTCTATTTCAGAGCAGTAAATGGCTGGGATCCCATCGCTAGTCGGCGCCCATGTACAACCCCCCAGTCCCCCCTTAATTCCTCAGCGGCGTCCTCCTCCATTCCAACCTCCGGCCCTCCTCTGTACTACTACCACCTCCTCTCACGTACgatttaaaccaaaaaatacCTTTAGACCCATAGAAAAACAAGATTCAGCTTACATAGACTTTGTATAATCTATTagttagttatttatttttggtacACCAAGACTTTCTACCTCTCGCATAGTgtatagttttttaaattttgaaccagttttttacgaatttttacCTAATTTTAAAGTAACCTTTAAGTGGCCTTACTCTATACCTGATAGTTTTTAGACGAACTAGGAAATACGTCTCTTAAAAAGTGCCTTTATATATATTAGAGTGCGTTTATCGTGAATTATATTTTCGGAAACAAAGCAATTTAGGTTTTAGAACTTTCCTTTTTTCCCTTGCCATACTTCCTTGGTTTCGTCACATTTTGCGGGATAAAATGGGCGAACGACGTTCCTTCAAACTATCTCGAAGATCTCAACTTGCCGGtaagttttttcaattttcataccGTTGCAAATGGGGCATTTCGACAACCAAACTTTAACTTTTTGCACTTATCGCTAATAAATTGAAGTTCTGGCAATTTTATCTGGAAGATAAATTCACTTTAAATCCAAACTATTAACGTGCTATTAATTTTAACCTCTAGATAGTTTCCATGGAACGCAACCATCGGACCGATATGCAGGCTCCATTTCAGTGTTCCTATGTAAATTAGCTTGAGGTTAAAATTGATAGTGCATTAATAATTTCGCATTGATTCAATAGTTTCTCTGGCTAttaattctattaaaattacctgaactaacctggtttttgaactcaattttttttttaccgattAACCACTTGAGATGTCAATTATTGCTGCTGAATTACTTTGAAATTGGATTAAATATGAGTGTATTTTCACGATGACAATATAATCCATTAAATTACGTTAATATTTCTtatctgataaaaaaaaaaaactttatttgtaTAGGGTGAACGTATCTTATATCAATATTGGACGTTTCAGGATTACAGGGTGTGAAAGGTTGaacttttactttaaaattctttgcgTTTTCACAGCATCAACACCAAAATTGGTATACTTAGGCGTTGTAAGATGCCAAGTAAGAATTTTGTatctaatttttacgaaaCTCCCAGAGGGCACTAGTTACAATTCATCGCTTCGATATGCacatttgatcatttttttatgagcGCAATTAAGGTTAAATTCACCCCAATATAATGAAAAAGCGCCTATTTGTACTCAAAAAAGAAGATATTGTGTTATCCTGATATCTCTCCgtttacgaaatttttatCTATAACCTAATTCGCGTCGCACCACCTCAaatctttaattaataaaattggttaattaataaaattaattaattaaatctttcgttcattaaaaaactgaaaatccatggacaaataaaaaataaatattataaaatgaatttgaaccaaattgtaaattatatCGCGCATGtcactaaagaaaaaattattaatatgcgTTGgcgtttttacttttaaattaaatttttttatttaaaaacagcaACTGACAAGAAAATAGTCTTATTACCTTGACAAGCCAAAGTAACAACGGCTAAGTAATGCTTTGTCAAGCGAGTAAACTACACCATCATTGTTTTTGAGGATTTAAAATGGTACAACGCGAATTAGCTCGTTGGGGAAAATCTTGTAAACGAAGAAATATCCCGAGATGAAGCgagaataccttttttgattaaaaataaactctttTACATTATATTGAATAGAAGAATGGAATTTCATCTCAGTTgcgtttataaaaaaatggctAATTGTATCAAAGGGAACGGGTGCAATTAGCTTCCTCTAAGAGctacgtaaaaatttaatcaaagttCTTACCAAGGATCTAACAAAACGTAATTTTGGTGTTGAAgctataaaaacaaaaaaaaacattaagaaattttaaaacaaagtttcaacctttaacatcctgtaattctgaaactcgCGACGTTGGTATAAGGTGTGTTGGATCCAATCGTCACATTTCGGTGTTCCCTATCTCGGCGCTTGCCACGTCCCATTCCGAAtcaatcaccctgtatacgaaaGAAATAAGGACAGAACGTATTTGAGTACAATATTAAGATCCAGGAAATGGTAAAAAGGACGTATGTCTATTAATTGGGAGTAACTAACAATATGGACAATTACACAGGTGGGACTGAATAATTGATATCTTTCATGAGAACGTTGGCATTTGGGTGGAAAAATGGCCTGAAAGCTACTAGTTTTGCGAAGAATTCTTAAATTCTTAATGAGGAACTGGTTCAATATTTTGTAAGTCGCGGCGTAATATCGTTGTATGCGTAAAAAATATAGGACACGTGGCCATGTTATTATATCTGGGTTTTGGAGgtaatatttttggttttcaaaTGAGTGATTGGTTGTTTCAACATATATAAGAGGCAAAGTACGTGTCGTTCctattttacagaaaaaatctaatattattattgactATAATATTCTGCAGAATTGTTGCGATATCACTTGTTTTAAAGGACCGTCAATCGTTCTCAGATCCCCTCCCCATATGCACGCCACTGGTTGACATTTTGCAAAATGGAATATATCAGCTTCTTCAATGCGCCAACCTAACTTAATACTCTAAATTCGGTAATTTTAATTGCTATCGTTTTGCAGTTATTACAAAAAGGCCTTTGCCATAACTCGTGTGGAAGATCTTTTTGGGTATACGTttataagcatttttttcttattttcgaCCATACAATCCACCATTACTTTTTGGTTCACCAATtttcgaacaccctgtacaaatcAAATCGGGAACCGATTCTGTACTCTGGGAATAGAACGTTTCTCGCATAATTATCCATTATTTTGAGATCATTCTCGGcgaatgttttaaataaaagacgCTAAAATCTGACTCCCGGACATATTACAAACGTTCCATCACTTCATAATGTAGTGAAGTGCAACCGCTGGTCCTCATCTCAAATAGGTTGCAACTCGTGGCCCCCTACAATAGTTAAAATCCACCTTCCAATACGTAGTTAAAAAACTGTTGGAGGTAGGTGTGGAATTGCGCAGAATCGCCCGTAGAAAGCAAAGACAAGGTCACATTGTGCgtattccataaaaaaattaggaatatCACACTTCAtcggaacgccctgtatatttttccataattttcaaatatgcaCCATAATACGTCTTTCTACAACTCGCATATCTTAACTCCTATCTTTAATGTAGAGTAAGTTATCAACCAATTATATGCtgttgggacaccctgtatattttttcatactgTACTTGCCACACTAAATCGTTACTAATTGTTCTCTGCCTAAAGGTTTTGCTTTCTGTTGctctaaaaaatattcgatatacatacatacatatataggTTATCACAAAAGTAAATTGAAATACTTGTTGAATTATAAGCTTATGTAGTAATTAAATGGTTAGATAAACGTTCTTTCAAAGAATCctgcattattttcttttttagccATTATATTTTAGCACCAGTAGGCTCAAAGAAAAACGTTTCAGCCACCGATATCGTATGCtttagatgaaaaaaaaaagaaacgttaagcaaattcgaaaaaaatgtacTCCGTCCGCTCCCTTACAGTTCTGCCGAGAGTGAAAGTATAAAATATCGCTCCATCTTGTAAACGCCTAAAACTATCGGTTGCGACATCTATCAATGATATTTCTAAACTTAAAACGTCACCTTGACGAAATCGAAGTTAAGTGGTTTTTGTGTATGACAACacaagagatttttttggtAGATTGTTATTGggaaaatttactattttattaagtttccattaaaacataaaatggaTCGAACGTGTTTTTTAAGAGGAATTAAATAGACTTTCACTTTAAGCCTAAACTACACCTCAACGAGGATCAACCGGAATTTACCCTTGTAAACAGTGCTAAacctgtgatttttttaccaCCCAAAAACTACCAAATTGATATACATAATTTCCCCATTAAAATATACCTCAAGATAGCCATTATTATTGACCTAGTTCGAACTATCCTCAAACATTAAGACCAGAAAAATAAGCAGACACACAAATGCTAAGAGGCGAAAGCAGGAAATGGATTTCgaacttgaaatatttgaggTCTATGATGAAAATGAACCGCATACCTCAAAGAAACACGCCAAACACACCAGAAAGAAGTGTAAGCAAAAGGGAAAATCCACTAAGGCTCGTACAAATATTGAAGTTGGAGAGAATGATATTAGCAGATCTAAGATAAGTGTACTGAGTGGAGATAGGAGACATTTAAGTCTCGGCGAAtctattttaaatgtatttagtAAGCTTGTGGTATGGCGAGGAAGAAAATCATCCAAATATCGAACATCCGAGAAACTTGATTCACCACACAGCTCCAAGGATTTATGCAGGGGTTACATTCCTTGTGGTGAGTCCTTGGGGATTAAATTTCATCCAAGAGTCCCAAGtgttttaattacaattttttttttcctgttctctgaaatattgaaaattcaaagttATATTTTGAATGATGCTTAATAAATGATCTAATCaatatttatcattaattACTTGTAATGCAATTGTTTTCTCgttcattaaattattattcttaaattaGTCTTATACAAGAAAAATCTCTCTAAATGTATTATTGTGATTCTAAAAAGTGATAAGTCAAATAATGCATTTCTTTATAAATCCTTAATCTGAGTACCTGGAAGTAtcaaaaaaggaacaaaaacagattgtaatttaaatttatagattTATATCAGGCTATCCatgtataaatattataaGTAACTGTCTTAAGACCTCTGTATAGTTATTTAACCCTGAAGGATTTTCTCAAACTAGTCAATTTCCTTCCAATATGTGGAAGAATCACAGTACTACCACTTGTTACTAGCTGACTTTTAAAGTGTATTTATCAATATAACCAGAGGTAACTGACAAATAACTTGTGGTACTAGCAGAAATGATATGATTCTCCTGCGACCAACCCTCCACTTGTGAGTTATTCTCCAAACACATTTTCATACACAAACcttttctgattttttctaCATTTCTTCATTTGATAAGggtgtaaatttaaatgtgttattttgaaaatagaatATGATGAACTCTGGACAGAAGGGAGAAACAAAAGATATAATAGGTGAAAGTAATCCTAATtctgtaaatattaaaatggtgAGTCCTCCAGGTTTAAGCttaataaaatagtaattaagtgggccattaaaactaaaaccaCTTGCGATCCACATGAGTTTTAGCTTTTACCAAAAAAGGGGATTAAATTCTATATTATTGTCAagccatttattaattaacccAAAATTGACCTGTTCAATCACTGCCAATTTCAAAAGGTTTACCTTTGATACGTGCCTAGTTTGCCTAGTTAACGTTGTATTATATTGCACAACTCATATTATATTCCACTTAAATAGGCACTTATAGTTACTTGAATAACTACAAGATTTGAGGAttgatttaatgtttttcacGTGAACCATCCATATTTATGTAATGGCATGGCATTGAAATTCCCCAGTTGCTTATTTACATTTGATcactttttagtaaaaaacatCCTAATTCGTTACATACCTGGAATCATAACTGTTACGTAGGTGTTTTGATTTTAGATACgggtaaataaaattctaagaTTCGtgtttaatatatattttattgtagaCAAATTCTGCCTGTGTCTATAATATGTTATTTTGGATAAGGAGTTGAAAACTTAACGCATAGTACTcataaacattgaaattttgagtgaAAATGATGTTTCACCAATTATCTCTATTTCAACAATAAGCTATTTTTAAATGCTATTAAAATCTGTGAATTAACCATTCCCGTAGCAGTAATTTACCTATTAAATTAACATACTTCCAGATAATCAAAGAAGAATCCATGCCAACGATAGAGTATTTAATTCTCAGTTTAAATATGCAGTAAGTGAGAATATTAACGTGCAAAACACACTTCactttaattgtaaaaaattccaGAGCAATTTCATCAAAACTTCAAAGTATTCAATATTGACCTTTCTGCCCCTGAACTTGTTTGAGCAATTCCAAAGACTTGCCAACTTTTACTTCTTGTGCCTTTTGGTGTTGCAACTAATCCCGGCCATCAGCAGTTTGACCCCCGTCACCACGGCACTGCCCCTCATTGGGGTGCTTGGACTGACTGCCATCAAAGACGCCTACGATGATATTGTAAGTAGTACCCttcttattttgattttaagaaaagttatgtgaaattcaaaatagttaAATTCATGTAATATTCGCCTAAAACCAAACGTCATAAGGGACTGTAATGTACTTCATAAAACCTAAGAATCTAAACCTATTaggtgttaaaaaataaatattgactCTTTATAGCTATTTGGCCCAATATAACTTACCAAACCCTACAACTTATAACGcgaaaaaaatgtgaacacGATGGTTCCAAACATTTTGAGATGTATTTTGTGTGTGGTCGTTTCGTTAATGGTACACAAAGGAAAACGGTTGAAAACGCATTGATTTGCATCGAGTTCTGCATATTTCAGCAACGGCATGTATCAGACTCTCAAGTGAACAACAGAAAGTCGCTGGTGGTACGCAACGGGAAACTTGTCGAAGAAAAGTGGTCCGCGGTCCAGGTAGGAGACATTATCCGCATAGACAATAACACCTTCATTGCCGCCGACCTGCTCCTTCTGACGTCCAGCGAACCCAATGGACTCTGTTACATTGAAACGTCGGAATTGGATGGGTGAGATCTCTTTTGTCATCAcggctatttttaaaatcaagtcTTTGGTATGATTTGTGACACTTTCCAGCAACTGAAAAGGAtagattatgaaaaattttagctTTAAGACACGAACAGTATCACAGGCTGAAATCAACCACAtgaaagtttccattaaaaataaatgtgtgaTTTGCAGAATTTGGaaccacattttttttattttttacacgaATTTGTGCGATTGCTCCAAGCCATCACATTGGGATTtatgtttcaaattcaaaGTTGTTCTTGCCTAGCGAAATCACAGATTTTAGGTTTTTGACACAGTTTTTGCGGTTTTTTGCTTATTGCGCccacaaaattttgattttcaactcgaactttcattaatttaatcttCCAATGTATCAGGTGTTGACAAtgggaagtgtcaaattagtttaaaataaatcgtgCTTCAAGTAGTCACATTTGACTTAAATTTTGATGACGTAGCAAATTCGACTAATTTGGCTCCTTAAATTTTCAGTGAAACCAACCTAAAATGCCGTCAATGTTTGGAAGACACGGCCGTAATGGGTCAGGACGACGCCCGACTGGGTGAGTTCGATGGGGAAATCGTCTGCGAGCAACCAAACAATTTACTAAACAAATTCGAAGGAATTTTAGTGTGGAAGGGAAGGACGTTTTCCCTGGACAATGATAAGGtaattttgaccattttttactcaaatcCCAATCACcgaagaattgaaaaatttacttttaatcgCTGCGGACAAACTGCGGGTAATCTATTTCCATCGATTTCCCATAGTTGTAATGTAAATTTCTTCGGTACGCTGTGTAATTCAGAAATAGCAGTGGAAATTCATTATCTTTAAATGTTTGTATTCCCCCCGGAAGTTGTATATGGGATATATCAGAGATCAAGATTTCTCGGGTAAAtgattttgtttattcaaCGGTTTGTTGTAAGTGGCCGAAAGTTGAAATATAAGAGATTCTTGTTACATTAATAATTCGTCTTTTATATTAATGTAGTAGTCCCATGCCATTCAATACTATTGAAACGCTCATGGAATATATATACATCAATCATTGAAATACATCAGTTGTAATCATATAGTATATATGTAAGATCCAGTAGTCAGAAcaatcaccctgtagatagtTTTTGATTGTATTGTATTGTGTATTCTGATCAGGTCGAGACTCGATCTGAACGGTTGTAGATTGTAAATATAATTAGGATTAAGTTATTGTGAAGGAGTTGATGTACCCTTTTGGAACGCCCATGGTAGACTTTAGTTGATGCGTGAGAATTCTCACCGAGTTACTTTGTCGGCATGGGCATTACATGCGATAAGCTTTGTCGGCCTTGATATGGCAGACGTAATTACGATTGACGAAATCGTCGACAAAAAACCTCTTATCAGCTTCGGTGCCACGATCCAATGCGACGGGTAGTATGCGTGGTATCGATGGTACCCCAcagggtacgcccatggtgcGTCGCTAAAGGGTTTAGTATTTAAGACTTTCCCAAAAACAAGGAGGCCCTTATTTCATTGAGCATCTTCAAGTGCTACATTTCAAAGTGAAGATCAAAGCCGACATCGAAGCCGTGTCCACCCtcataaacacatttttatgttACACCCGagattaatgaaataaaacaaaaaaatgtatcctaaaaatcataaaaaaataccttttggATGGAAGTACTAGTAAtctttatcaaaaattcatcGAATTGTTCAGTTAATGTATAGACTACTATAAATGACAGATTTCTTCTGTTTCAGATAATATTACGAGGTTGTGTGTTGAGAAATACGACCTGGTGCTACGGAGTGGTAATCTTTGCAGGCAAAGACACCAAACTGATGCAAAACAGTggcaaaagtaaatttaaacgGACGAGTATAGACCGGTTattgaactttttaattatagggGTAAGAGTCCACatatattattgtaattgGGTGtctttttaatacttttccGGGTACTTTTCGCAGAtagtattttttctattgtcGATGTGCCTTTTCTGTATGGTGGCCTGCGGCATCTGGGAGTCGCTTGTGGGCCGCTACTTCCAGACATTCCTGCCTTGGGATTCCCTAGTTCCCACGGAAcctctagggggcgccacaatcATAGGTAATTCTGTTTTgcttttatgtttgttttccTTTTACTACGAAAGTACAGTAAATGGCTTTACCGCGTGCGTTTTGTAAACTGAAAGTAGCATTTTACCGTACATGTGCTGACCGGACCGTGCTTTGCACCCTTCGATCATATATACAATTAACGTGCACTAGGTGTTTTGGGTctcatttttaagtaaaaaaattaaatattttacacctgttcaaattttttccagCTCTGCTCGTGTTTTTCTCGTACGCCATTGTGCTCAACACATTCGTGCCGATCTCGTTGTACGTATCAGTGGAGGTAATTCGGTTCGTGCAGAGTTTCCTAATCAACTTCGACGAGCAGATGTACTACAACAAGAGCAATACGTATGCGAAAGCTAGAACAACCACCCTTAATGAGGAGTTAGGTAAGATTCACCTTTCACCGTGAAGAAATTCCTAGAGCGTTTATTTGAAGATAGCTTtggtataaaattttcatataaataattttgtgttCGCcgagataatttttaaataaatttcaggtCAAATCGAGTATATTTTTTCGGACAAAACGGGCACCCTCACTCAGAACATCATGACCTTCAACAAGTGCACTATAGGGGGCGCATGTTATGGCGACATAATTGACCCCAGGTCAGGCGACGTCATCGAAATAACAGACGACACTGAGCCGTTGGACTTTTCCTTCAACACTAACTACGAGCCGGAGTTTCGGTTTTACGACAAGCATCTACTGGACGCCGTACGACAGAGGGAGAAACACACTTGCCAGTTTTTTCGGCTATTAGCCCTCTGCCACACTGTCATGTCCGAGGTATGAGACAAATACTGACCGTTTCCCTTTTATCTTTCTTTTAGTTGGCTATGACGGCTATTCTAACATACTATTCTCATGTAATGTGAAAGACATTaccaaacatatttttgttacGGAAATATTACAAAACCTGTGTATTTAGAACAGGGATGGACAACTTGAATACCAAGCCCAGTCCCCGGACGAAGCTGCCCTAGTGTCGGCAGCCCGCAACTTTGGCTTTGTGTTCAAAGAGAGAACACCAAACAGTATTACAATAGAGGTGATGGGTTCCAAGGAAGTGTATGAGCTTCTGTGTATCCTGGATTTTAACAATATTCGCAAGAGAATGTCCGTTATATTGAGGCGAGATGGTAAATTGACGTTATACTGTAAGGGGGCCGACAACGTTATCTACGAGAGGTTGAAAAGCGGTCAAGATGAGCTTAAAGTGAAGACTCAAGATAAcctaaatgtaattttggtttaaaacgtataaattgaaataacataattttgagaatttgcaGAAATTCGCCGGAGAAGGTCTTAGGACACTTTGTCTGGCGTATTGTGATCTcgaagagaatttttttaacgattggAAACAGAGACATCAGGAAGCCGCAATTGCGTTGGAAGGGAGAGACGAGAAGTTAGACTCAATATACGAGGAAATCGAGCGTGATATGTTGTTAATCGGAGCGACAGCCATCGAGGATAAGCTGCAAGATGGAGTTCCTAGCACCATTGCCAATCTTATCCTGGCAGGGATTAAAATTTGGGTACTTACAGGAGATAAACAAGGTACTTATTGAGTCTCCCCGTACAGATATATCATTAAAGCTATTCAGGGACATAAGCCCAATTTTTATTCAAGCGAATAGAGCTTTATCCCATCAAGAA encodes:
- the ATP8B gene encoding probable phospholipid-transporting ATPase IM isoform X1, whose translation is MDFELEIFEVYDENEPHTSKKHAKHTRKKCKQKGKSTKARTNIEVGENDISRSKISVLSGDRRHLSLGESILNVFSKLVVWRGRKSSKYRTSEKLDSPHSSKDLCRGYIPCDNQRRIHANDRVFNSQFKYASNFIKTSKYSILTFLPLNLFEQFQRLANFYFLCLLVLQLIPAISSLTPVTTALPLIGVLGLTAIKDAYDDIQRHVSDSQVNNRKSLVVRNGKLVEEKWSAVQVGDIIRIDNNTFIAADLLLLTSSEPNGLCYIETSELDGETNLKCRQCLEDTAVMGQDDARLGEFDGEIVCEQPNNLLNKFEGILVWKGRTFSLDNDKIILRGCVLRNTTWCYGVVIFAGKDTKLMQNSGKSKFKRTSIDRLLNFLIIGIVFFLLSMCLFCMVACGIWESLVGRYFQTFLPWDSLVPTEPLGGATIIALLVFFSYAIVLNTFVPISLYVSVEVIRFVQSFLINFDEQMYYNKSNTYAKARTTTLNEELGQIEYIFSDKTGTLTQNIMTFNKCTIGGACYGDIIDPRSGDVIEITDDTEPLDFSFNTNYEPEFRFYDKHLLDAVRQREKHTCQFFRLLALCHTVMSENRDGQLEYQAQSPDEAALVSAARNFGFVFKERTPNSITIEVMGSKEVYELLCILDFNNIRKRMSVILRRDGKLTLYCKGADNVIYERLKSGQDELKVKTQDNLNKFAGEGLRTLCLAYCDLEENFFNDWKQRHQEAAIALEGRDEKLDSIYEEIERDMLLIGATAIEDKLQDGVPSTIANLILAGIKIWVLTGDKQETAINIGYSCQLLTDDLMDVFIVDAAGFDEVQQQLLKFRDTIKIVNKYKPQSPPTTLDGDLDAIHKAASNAENGVGGASTQGADAGPPAISVVTFRWAGTETNRRKRASTELEYLGGIEDSHVEESSAGFAIVVNGHSLVHCLHPQMERLFLEVVMQCKAVICCRVTPLQKALVVELVKKSKHAVTLAIGDGANDVSMIKAAHIGVGISGQEGMQAVLASDYSIAQFRFLERLLLVHGRWSYYRMCSFLRYFFNKNFAFTLCHCWYAFFCGFSAQTVFDPMYISIYNLCYTSLPVLGVGIFDQDVNDKNSILYPQLYKPGHTNLFFNKKEFFRSALVGCFVSIVLFFVAFGTYYDAVAPNGQGLSDYMLFCSVTAAVLVIVNTAQIAMDTQYWTMINHIMIWGSLAFYFIADNFYNYVFKGPYVGALTKAMAGANFWFTTVLIVIMCILPVLAYRFYFVDVFPTLSDRVRLKQRLAQVRSRQSQDVLRTPSARRARRSIRSGYAFAHQEGFGRLITSGKIMRKLPNADFSIPNIMKFTNSNKDSNKNSANATNPPNTATSQEGSNSSSGGRAPIQDLDTINL
- the ATP8B gene encoding probable phospholipid-transporting ATPase IM isoform X3, with the protein product MGERRSFKLSRRSQLADNQRRIHANDRVFNSQFKYASNFIKTSKYSILTFLPLNLFEQFQRLANFYFLCLLVLQLIPAISSLTPVTTALPLIGVLGLTAIKDAYDDIQRHVSDSQVNNRKSLVVRNGKLVEEKWSAVQVGDIIRIDNNTFIAADLLLLTSSEPNGLCYIETSELDGETNLKCRQCLEDTAVMGQDDARLGEFDGEIVCEQPNNLLNKFEGILVWKGRTFSLDNDKIILRGCVLRNTTWCYGVVIFAGKDTKLMQNSGKSKFKRTSIDRLLNFLIIGIVFFLLSMCLFCMVACGIWESLVGRYFQTFLPWDSLVPTEPLGGATIIALLVFFSYAIVLNTFVPISLYVSVEVIRFVQSFLINFDEQMYYNKSNTYAKARTTTLNEELGQIEYIFSDKTGTLTQNIMTFNKCTIGGACYGDIIDPRSGDVIEITDDTEPLDFSFNTNYEPEFRFYDKHLLDAVRQREKHTCQFFRLLALCHTVMSENRDGQLEYQAQSPDEAALVSAARNFGFVFKERTPNSITIEVMGSKEVYELLCILDFNNIRKRMSVILRRDGKLTLYCKGADNVIYERLKSGQDELKVKTQDNLNKFAGEGLRTLCLAYCDLEENFFNDWKQRHQEAAIALEGRDEKLDSIYEEIERDMLLIGATAIEDKLQDGVPSTIANLILAGIKIWVLTGDKQETAINIGYSCQLLTDDLMDVFIVDAAGFDEVQQQLLKFRDTIKIVNKYKPQSPPTTLDGDLDAIHKAASNAENGVGGASTQGADAGPPAISVVTFRWAGTETNRRKRASTELEYLGGIEDSHVEESSAGFAIVVNGHSLVHCLHPQMERLFLEVVMQCKAVICCRVTPLQKALVVELVKKSKHAVTLAIGDGANDVSMIKAAHIGVGISGQEGMQAVLASDYSIAQFRFLERLLLVHGRWSYYRMCSFLRYFFNKNFAFTLCHCWYAFFCGFSAQTVFDPMYISIYNLCYTSLPVLGVGIFDQDVNDKNSILYPQLYKPGHTNLFFNKKEFFRSALVGCFVSIVLFFVAFGTYYDAVAPNGQGLSDYMLFCSVTAAVLVIVNTAQIAMDTQYWTMINHIMIWGSLAFYFIADNFYNYVFKGPYVGALTKAMAGANFWFTTVLIVIMCILPVLAYRFYFVDVFPTLSDRVRLKQRLAQVRSRQSQDVLRTPSARRARRSIRSGYAFAHQEGFGRLITSGKIMRKLPNADFSIPNIMKFTNSNKDSNKNSANATNPPNTATSQEGSNSSSGGRAPIQDLDTINL